The following are encoded together in the Ranitomeya imitator isolate aRanImi1 chromosome 4, aRanImi1.pri, whole genome shotgun sequence genome:
- the LOC138674864 gene encoding olfactory receptor 11L1-like, which translates to MQPSNSNTVSEIVLLGFQNLQGFRISFFLLLLIIFCVTVCGNLLIILVVSASRSLHSPMYFFLTQLSFSDILLSTTIVPIMLHIVLYEGSSVSLIGCLTQFYLFLASETLECLLLAVMSYDRYQAICHPLHYTSVMTLTFCVKVVFSCWAIMLPATLGFSITMRFLWFCGPNVIDHFFCDLDPILELSCSDTFFMKIEDMILIIPFGLCPFTVIIISYAYIIITILKIPSVTGRQKTFSTCSSHLVVVSLYYGSLLFIYLFPNTENIKKIFSTFYTVITPLLNPIIYSLSNREIKHAFIKLKSKMSSALLMR; encoded by the coding sequence ATGCAGCCCAGCAATTCCAACACAGTGTCTGAAATTGTGCTCTTAGGATTCCAGAATTTACAAGGTTTTAGGATTTCTTTCTTTCTTCTCCTGTTGATCATCTTCTGTGTGACTGTATGTGGAAACCTCCTGATCATTCTGGTGGTGTCCGCCAGCCGATCGCTCCACTCTCCCATGTACTTCTTCCTCACACAACTCTCCTTCTCCGATATTCTTCTCTCCACCACCATCGTACCCATCATGCTCCACATTGTGCTGTATGAGGGAAGTTCTGTGTCCCTTATTGGATGTTTGactcaattttatttatttttagcctCAGAAACATTGGAATGTCTTCTCCTGGCTGTGATGTCCTATGACCGGTATCAGGCCATCTGTCACCCTCTACATTACACCTCAGTGATGACTCTCACATTTTGTGTAAAAGTCGTTTTCTCATGTTGGGCGATAATGCTTCCTGCTACATTGGGTTTTTCCATAACCATGAGATTTTTGTGGTTCTGTGGACCAAACGTCATTGACCATTTCTTCTGTGATTTAGACCCAATACTGGAACTTTCTTGCTCAGACACCTTCTTCATGAAAATAGAAGACATGATATTGATTATACCATTCGGACTTTGCCCCTTTACTGTCATTATAATTTCTTATGCCTATATTATCATCACCATACTGAAGATCCCCTCTGTGACCGGACGGCAGAAGAccttctccacctgtagctccCACCTGGTTGTGGTGTCCTTATATTATGGGTCACTTCTTTTTATCTATTTATTTCCAAATActgaaaatataaagaaaatctTTTCCACATTCTACACGGTTATAACCCCGCTCCTCAATCCTATAATTTACAGTCTCAGTAATAGAGAAATTAAGCATGCATTTATAAAGCTCAAGAGCAAAATGTCGTCAGCTCTGTTAATGagatga
- the LOC138674863 gene encoding olfactory receptor 11L1-like, producing the protein MRKLIFQNIQSGNSNTVTEIVLLGFQNLHSFRISTFLLLLIIYCVTICGNLLIILVVSASRSLHSPMYFFLTQLSSMDIILSTTIVPNMLHIVLYEGSSVSFIGCLMQFYFFSTSETLESLLLTMMSYDRYQAICHPLHYTSVMTLTFCLKAVLLCWVMIFAVILALSIAMSYLWFCGPNVIDHFFCDLDPILELSCSDTFFVKIEDMILALPFALCPFTVIMVSYAYIIITILKIPSVTGRKKTFSTCSSHLAVVSLYYGSLLSIYLFPNTENIKKIFSMFYTVITPLLNPIIYSLSNRDIKQEFKKLKSKMLSAL; encoded by the coding sequence ATGAGAAAATTAATCTTCCAGAATATACAGTCCGGCAATTCCAACACAGTGACTGAAATTGTGCTCTTGGGATTCCAGAATTTACATAGTTTTAGGATTTCTACCTTTCTTCTCCTTTTGATCATCTACTGTGTGACTATATGTGGAAACCTCCTGATCATTCTGGTGGTGTCCGCCAGCCGATCGCTCCACTCTCCCATGTACTTCTTCCTCACACAACTCTCTTCAATGGACATTATTCTCTCCACCACCATCGTACCCAACATGCTCCACATTGTGCTGTATGAGGGAAGTTCTGTGTCCTTTATTGGGTGTTTGATGCAATTTTATTTCTTTTCAACCTCAGAAACATTGGAAAGTCTTCTCCTGACCATGATGTCCTATGACCGGTATCAGGCCATCTGTCACCCTCTACATTACACCTCAGTGATGACTCTCACATTTTGTCTAAAAGCCGTTCTCTTGTGTTGGGTGATGATATTTGCTGTTATATTGGCTCTTTCCATAGCCATGAGTTATCTGTGGTTCTGTGGACCAAACGTCATTGACCATTTCTTCTGTGATTTAGATCCAATACTTGAACTTTCCTGCTCAGACACCTTCTTCGTGAAAATAGAAGACATGATATTGGCGCTACCATTTGCACTGTGTCCTTTTACTGTTATTATGGTTTCTTATGCTTATATTATCATCACCATACTGAAGATCCCATCTGTGACCGGACGAAAGAAGACCTTCTCCACCTGCAGCTCTCACCTGGCCGTGGTGTCCTTATATTACGGGTCACTTCTCAGTATCTATTTATTTCCAAATACGGAAAACATAAAGAAAATCTTCTCCATGTTCTACACGGTTATAACCCCGCTCCTCAATCCTATAATTTACAGTCTGAGTAATAGAGATATTAAGCAGGAATTTAAAAAGCTCAAGAGCAAAATGTTGTCTGCTCTGTAA